The proteins below are encoded in one region of Fimbriimonadaceae bacterium:
- the efp gene encoding elongation factor P, translating to MDGEPYQIIEFQHVKPGKGGAFVRTKLKRLKTGNTLERTFRSGEKFDPCFLERKDFQFLFKTGTEITLMDMDSYEQIGVEESRIGDGARFLKEEAGVTALVADGETLGYELPNFVELQVTEAEPGVRGDTASGGVTKGATVETGADVQVPMHIAVGDVIKIDTRTGEYLERVSRK from the coding sequence ATGGATGGAGAGCCGTATCAGATCATAGAGTTTCAACACGTTAAGCCGGGCAAAGGCGGAGCCTTTGTTCGCACAAAGCTTAAGCGACTAAAGACCGGCAATACGCTGGAGCGGACCTTCCGCTCCGGCGAGAAGTTCGATCCCTGCTTCCTCGAACGCAAAGACTTCCAGTTCCTCTTCAAGACGGGCACGGAGATCACGCTCATGGATATGGACTCTTATGAGCAGATCGGTGTCGAGGAATCCCGCATCGGCGACGGAGCCCGTTTCCTGAAGGAGGAAGCGGGAGTGACCGCCCTCGTCGCGGACGGTGAGACGCTCGGCTACGAGCTTCCAAACTTTGTCGAGCTCCAAGTGACCGAGGCCGAGCCGGGCGTCCGGGGGGACACGGCGAGCGGCGGCGTCACCAAAGGCGCCACGGTCGAGACCGGCGCGGACGTCCAAGTGCCCATGCATATCGCCGTCGGCGACGTGATCAAGATCGATACGCGAACCGGTGAGTACCTGG